One genomic region from Tachyglossus aculeatus isolate mTacAcu1 unplaced genomic scaffold, mTacAcu1.pri scaffold_82_arrow_ctg1, whole genome shotgun sequence encodes:
- the LOC119924134 gene encoding olfactory receptor 14A16-like: MFLADIERHEVQWVSFLTAAHVVLLGPDPFPITAAKSRATGISVDWHRRRSLLTILAKVLQAAHGISQPMVNVTTVTRFLLLGFSGVRELQLVHATLLLLVYDRTCASMLAASWLSGSLIAVLFTASTFSLSFCGPNDVHRFFCEPSQLLRLTCSASHIAEHVSLAMAICLSLLCFVLIIISYVRIFRAVQRMPVAEGRAKAFSTCLPHLFVITLFISSGFFAYLKPVSDTPWALDLLVSVFYTVVPPTLNPLIYSLRNRDMKAAMSKLLGQESFRKEKLCHVNFSTS, encoded by the exons atgttccttgCCGACattgagc GCCACGAGGTTCAGTGGGTGTCCTTCCTAACAGCGGCCCACGTTGTCCTCCTTGGACCCGATCCTTTCCCAATTACAGCTGCTAAAAGCCGTGCAACCGGCATCTCAGTGGACTGGCACAGAAGGCGGTCGCTGTTGACTATATTAGCTAAAGTGCTGCAG gcAGCTCACGGCATTTCCCAGCCGATGGTCAACGTCACCACAGTGACCAGATTCCTGCTTCTGGGGTTCTCgggggtccgggagctgcagctggtccacgccacactGCTCCTGCTGGTCTAC GATCGGA CTTGTGCTTCTatgctggccgcctcctggctcagcggcagTCTGATCGCCGTGTTGTTCACTGCCAGTactttctccttgtccttctgtggccccaacgacGTCCACCGGTTTTTCTGTGAACCCTCCCAGTTGCTGAGGCTCACCTGTTCCGCTAGCCATATCGCCGAACATGTGAGTTTAGCCATGGCCATCTGCTTAAGCTtactctgcttcgtgctcatcatcatctcatatgtgcgcatcttccgggccgtgcagAGAATGCCGgtggccgagggccgggccaaagctttctccacatgCCTGCCCCACCTCTTTGTCATCACTCTTTTCATCTCTTCTGGATTCTTCGCCTACCTGAAACCAGTATCGGACACCCCCTGGGCACTGGACCTACTGGTGTCTGTGTTTTACACTGTGGTTCCACcgaccctcaaccccctcatctacagcctgagaaaccgtgATATGAAGGCCGCTATGAGCAAGCTTCTTGGGCAGGAAAGCTTTCGAAAAGAAAAATTATGTCACGTGAACTTTTCCACATCCTAG